A region of Candidatus Neomarinimicrobiota bacterium DNA encodes the following proteins:
- the lepB gene encoding signal peptidase I, translated as MSTKQAPSRFAREARSLGIIIAIALALRATAVEAYIVPTGSMERTILVGDFLIGNKFIYGMRTPDRLGIPYTSLGFDIPWKRLPAFRQPHIGDVVIFKYPHNPLDKYVKRLIAGPGQTLEIRNRQILVDGVPYIHPKHLQFLDRDIQSQDWVDPNIFPRGNGNKDNYGQIRVPQRGDSLSADEDRVTLWYVASMDGHRLHLESNTIHIDGQPISTYRVEQDYYFMMGDNRDQSYDSRFWGFVPHKNILGEALFIYFSLDLKRFPFVTLSRLKRIGTVIH; from the coding sequence GTGAGCACGAAGCAGGCACCCTCCCGCTTTGCCCGGGAAGCGCGCTCGCTGGGTATCATCATCGCCATTGCTCTGGCACTGCGGGCCACGGCGGTGGAAGCCTACATCGTGCCCACCGGCAGCATGGAGCGGACCATTCTGGTGGGGGACTTCCTCATCGGCAACAAGTTTATCTACGGCATGCGGACACCCGACCGCCTCGGAATACCGTACACGTCCCTGGGGTTCGACATACCTTGGAAGCGCCTGCCCGCTTTTCGCCAGCCACACATAGGCGATGTGGTCATATTCAAATACCCCCATAATCCCCTGGACAAGTACGTCAAACGGCTGATAGCCGGGCCTGGTCAAACCCTGGAGATCCGTAACCGCCAGATACTGGTAGATGGTGTGCCCTATATTCATCCAAAACACCTGCAGTTTCTGGATCGCGACATCCAGTCCCAAGATTGGGTGGACCCCAATATCTTTCCCCGGGGCAACGGCAATAAGGACAACTACGGCCAGATCCGGGTGCCACAGAGGGGGGACTCTCTCTCGGCCGACGAGGACCGGGTCACACTCTGGTATGTGGCCAGCATGGACGGCCATAGGCTCCACCTGGAATCAAACACCATACATATCGACGGCCAGCCCATCAGCACATACCGGGTGGAACAGGACTACTATTTCATGATGGGTGACAATCGGGACCAGAGTTACGATTCCCGTTTTTGGGGCTTTGTCCCCCACAAGAACATTTTGGGCGAGGCGTTGTTTATCTATTTCTCCCTGGATCTCAAGCGTTTTCCCTTTGTCACTCTGAGCCGGTTGAAGCGCATCGGCACGGTCATTCATTAG